The Deinococcus wulumuqiensis R12 genome has a window encoding:
- a CDS encoding DUF11 domain-containing protein, translated as MLDWSRAGLSSGNNNTPLSNGTRIVTSVGGRNISVALTSATGASNNGIMGYSSSFANYGSWYEVRGVSTSIQPSYSQAFLTRAGGNAASNTVVLTFPHPVNNLRLGISDVDSVGGSNGPYGDWLRVTAAYGSATFNPDLLVGGGLGTVAFSGVPSVGSPSAAMTQSAPGLGNSTMKSADATPYQTSAYNTLMGNATAYTQVIGDSGTSVRKQGQGLAYFKGPLTSLTVLTGSLKGTGGNAIALSNVSFCAPQHTLSKSAGTPVRQADLSHNIPYSLTYTNTSDPNAYNPDVSVRSTTFSPSVPTPSGQDPWAALRPQISDAVLDRIQANPNVASARLVGTPSLGSQTNTRNLDSAALNSSFTGTSSNPTLLQANTTARVNTGGSFTVNLTANVTLKSGLSTTQDVQNSASSTGVMSGTTPLTANSNTVVSSLTPTTTLTLQKTASRTFVRYQGSPAAPDTDLLTYTLLVTNTGGVLAQNVVVTDTLPASVTYVPGGEATTPPSSVNGQVLTWNLGSLAPGEQQELTVLVRMPSAQTLETTSSPQPIVNSAASQGENALSVSAQATTNTLYLALLKRVRNLSPVPAAQVTATNPPWGTTSVGHPGDVLEYCIDFHNYGSAALSNYVLQDPLPENVTIEPGSWAVYSGTMTTEPRTPLAGANVSYDAASRKVKAAVNPLPAGTHGTLCFRAKIN; from the coding sequence GTGCTCGACTGGAGCAGGGCCGGGCTGAGCAGTGGCAACAACAACACGCCACTGAGCAACGGCACCCGCATCGTCACCTCGGTGGGGGGCCGGAACATCAGCGTGGCGCTGACCTCGGCCACAGGGGCGAGCAACAACGGCATCATGGGGTATTCCAGCTCTTTCGCCAACTACGGGTCGTGGTACGAGGTGCGGGGCGTCAGCACCAGCATTCAGCCGTCCTACAGTCAGGCTTTCCTAACGCGGGCGGGCGGCAACGCCGCGAGCAACACGGTGGTACTGACCTTCCCGCACCCGGTCAACAACCTGCGCCTCGGTATTTCGGATGTGGACTCGGTGGGCGGCAGCAACGGCCCCTACGGTGACTGGCTCAGGGTCACGGCGGCGTATGGCAGCGCCACCTTCAACCCCGACCTGCTGGTGGGTGGCGGCCTGGGCACGGTGGCCTTCAGTGGTGTGCCCAGTGTCGGCTCGCCCAGTGCGGCCATGACCCAGAGTGCCCCCGGTCTGGGCAACAGCACCATGAAATCCGCCGACGCTACTCCCTATCAGACCAGTGCCTACAACACCCTGATGGGCAACGCGACGGCCTACACCCAGGTCATCGGTGACTCGGGGACTTCGGTCAGGAAACAGGGGCAGGGCCTGGCCTATTTCAAGGGGCCGCTGACCAGTCTGACCGTTCTCACCGGGTCGCTCAAGGGCACGGGGGGCAACGCTATCGCCCTGAGCAATGTCAGCTTCTGTGCGCCACAGCACACCCTCAGCAAGTCGGCGGGGACCCCCGTGCGGCAGGCCGACCTCTCGCACAACATCCCTTACAGCCTGACCTACACCAACACCAGTGATCCCAACGCCTACAACCCGGACGTCAGTGTCCGCAGCACCACTTTTTCACCCAGCGTGCCCACACCCAGCGGCCAGGACCCCTGGGCGGCCCTGCGGCCCCAGATCAGCGACGCGGTCCTCGACCGGATCCAGGCGAACCCCAACGTCGCCTCCGCCAGGCTGGTCGGGACCCCCAGCCTCGGCAGCCAGACCAATACCAGGAATCTGGACAGTGCGGCGCTCAACAGCAGTTTCACGGGTACGAGCAGCAACCCGACGCTGTTGCAGGCGAACACCACCGCCCGCGTGAATACTGGCGGCTCATTTACGGTCAACCTGACGGCGAACGTCACCCTGAAGTCGGGCCTGAGCACGACCCAGGACGTGCAGAACAGTGCCAGCAGCACGGGGGTCATGAGCGGTACCACGCCCCTGACGGCGAACTCCAACACCGTGGTTTCTTCCCTGACGCCCACCACCACGCTGACCTTGCAAAAAACGGCCAGCCGCACGTTCGTGAGGTACCAGGGCAGCCCGGCAGCCCCCGACACCGACCTGCTGACCTACACCCTGCTGGTGACCAACACGGGCGGGGTGCTGGCGCAAAACGTGGTGGTGACCGACACCCTCCCGGCGAGCGTGACCTACGTTCCCGGCGGCGAAGCCACCACCCCGCCCAGCAGCGTGAACGGTCAGGTGCTGACCTGGAACCTGGGCAGCCTCGCGCCGGGCGAGCAGCAGGAGCTGACGGTGCTGGTCAGGATGCCCAGCGCACAGACCCTGGAAACGACGTCCAGTCCCCAACCCATCGTGAACTCGGCGGCCTCGCAGGGTGAAAATGCCTTGAGCGTCAGCGCCCAGGCGACCACCAACACGCTTTACCTGGCTCTGCTCAAGCGGGTGCGCAACCTCAGTCCGGTTCCGGCGGCCCAGGTCACGGCCACCAACCCGCCCTGGGGCACGACGAGTGTGGGCCATCCTGGCGACGTTCTGGAGTACTGCATCGACTTCCACAACTACGGCAGCGCCGCCCTGAGCAACTATGTTCTTCAGGATCCACTGCCGGAGAACGTGACCATCGAGCCGGGGAGCTGGGCGGTGTACAGCGGCACCATGACGACCGAGCCGCGCACCCCGCTGGCGGGCGCCAACGTGTCCTACGACGCTGCCAGTCGAAAGGTCAAGGCCGCCGTCAACCCCCTGCCCGCAGGAACGCACGGCACCCTGTGCTTCCGGGCAAAAATCAACTGA
- a CDS encoding DUF11 domain-containing protein has translation MTYEFPDSSDVVQGGSSASTTTTTATNTGGLDIATVDSSAIPAGTTGITATVDSGSSELLILHSLVLEANISGANVRTAKSVVSGITTATVNTALDFLIKVDNAQGSTEALQVVTVDTLPKGLTYNSTQISYDGGATWATLSGVTASKNTTTGVTTVTFPAIRRLDPDGKVWGGTGTVATQLGSQGVQYRVNVTADGSALNRLTNSVRASSQSSEANSADNASSADINVTTAAEGPVPNVTDWPDTDSD, from the coding sequence GTGACCTATGAATTCCCCGACAGCAGCGACGTGGTGCAGGGTGGCTCCAGCGCCTCGACCACCACAACCACAGCGACCAACACGGGCGGCCTGGACATCGCCACTGTGGACTCCAGCGCCATTCCTGCCGGAACGACCGGCATCACGGCGACGGTGGATTCCGGCAGTTCGGAACTGCTGATCCTGCACAGTCTGGTGCTGGAAGCCAACATCTCTGGCGCGAATGTTCGCACGGCCAAAAGTGTCGTTTCGGGCATAACGACGGCCACCGTGAACACGGCGCTCGACTTCCTGATCAAGGTGGACAATGCCCAGGGCAGCACGGAGGCGCTCCAGGTGGTCACGGTCGACACCCTGCCCAAGGGCCTGACCTACAACTCCACCCAGATCAGTTACGACGGCGGAGCGACGTGGGCGACTCTGAGTGGTGTGACGGCCAGCAAGAACACCACCACCGGCGTGACCACCGTCACCTTCCCCGCGATTCGCCGCCTGGACCCGGACGGCAAGGTCTGGGGCGGGACCGGCACGGTTGCAACCCAGCTCGGTTCGCAGGGCGTTCAGTACCGCGTCAATGTCACCGCCGACGGCAGCGCCCTGAACAGGTTGACCAACTCCGTGAGGGCCAGCAGCCAGAGCAGCGAAGCGAACAGCGCCGACAACGCCAGCAGCGCCGACATCAACGTGACCACGGCGGCGGAGGGACCGGTTCCCAACGTCACCGACTGGCCTGATACGGATTCCGATTGA